GGCACGCGTTGAGAGCGACGGCGGACGAGTTCTGACGCCCCGGAGCGTGGCTCGGGCCACGGGACGGGGGTGGTGGGAACAGGTACGCGATCAGCACGGGGGTGTGGTCGTGAAGACGGCGATTTTCTGTCTGATGGCGAGCCTGCTCACCGGAGCTCCGGCGGCGGTGGTGGCGATGTCGACGCGGAGACCCCCACCGGCGGTGACGTGCGAGCCGGGAGCGAGCAACTGCACGACCCCGGAGGGGCAGATGGACGAGTCCTCGAGTCCCACCTCCGAGCGCCACCCATGCGACTGGGTGGAGACATGCCAGCTGCCCTGCGGTCGCGAGGGGGGCGAGTGCTGCCATGCCGAGTGGAGCTGCCCTCCGGACGCGAACCTGCCCCGGTGCTGAGCGCGCCAGCACCCGGGAGCCCGTAGAACCGCACCGTGGGTTCGTGAACCACCCTCGCCCATGAGCTGGGCTGGAGGGAAACACGCATCCAGGAGAAGAACCGCCCCCCTCTCCCTCCCTCCCCCTCCCCCTCTCCCTCTCCCTCTGGGAGAGGGTCGGGGTGAGGGTATTTCGATCCTCGGGTTGACCCTATCTCCGCCCTACCTTCCTCTAAAAGAGGGCTGGGCGAGAATTGAGTCATTTCTCCGTTTTAACGAAACAGCCCCGAGAGCTGGACTAGCTTGTCTTTCTTGATTTTTTAGAATTCCAAGCAAAAACTACACGCCCGCCCCCCCCAAACCCGAGAGAACCACCCATGAAGAATCGAAAGCTCAACGCACTCTCCACCGTGACGACGTTGTTCACCGGTCTGGCGACGCTCCACGGCCTGCCCGCGGTGGCGGCCGAGGCCGTGTCGGCGCAGGACGTGTCGCCGGAGATGCTCTCCGCGATGCGCAGGGACCTGGGGCTGGACGAGGCGCAGGCGCGCCGCCGGCTGGAGTTCGAGGCGAAGGCGCCCGGGCTGGAGAAGGGGCTGAGCGCGGAGCTGGGAGACAGCTTCGGAGGGGCCTGGCTGAGCAAGGACGGCACCCAGCTCATCGTCGGCGTGACGGATGAGGCCAGCGCGGCGCGCGTGCGGCGTGCGGGAGCCGAGCCGCGGCTGGTCAAGCACAGCAAGGCGAGGCTGGAGCAGGTGGTGGCGGAGCTGAACGGCAACGCCCGGAACGCGCCCGCGTCGATCCACTCCTGGTACGTGGACGTGGCCACCAACAGCGTGGTCGTGCAGGCGGAGAACGACACGAGCCTGACGGCGGCGCGGGCCCAGTCGTTCGTCGCGCTGAGCAGCGGCGCGAAGGATGGGGTGATCCGCGTGGAGCACTCCACCCAGGCCCCGCGCCCGGCGTACGACGTGCGCGGCGGAGAGATCTACTACTTCGGCACGGGGGCCGGTGGCTCCTATGGCGTGTGCTCGGTGGGCTTCTCGGTGTACGGCGGCTTCGTCACCGCGGGACACTGTGGCGGGGCGGGCACCCCCACGCTCGGCAACAACTGGCAGTCCATGGGCACCATCCGGGGGTCGGTGTTCCCCGGCAGTGACTACGGGTGGGTGGCGACCAACGGCTCGTGGACGCCGCAGCCCTGGGTGTACAACTACAACAACGCGAACGTCATCGTTCAGGGCTCCAACGCGGCCGGCATCGGCGCGTCCATCTGCCGCTCCGGCACCACGACCGGCTGGCGGTGTGGAACGCTGCAGGCCACGAACGTCACGGTCAACTACTCCAATGGCCCGGTGTATGGCCTGTCCAAGACGGACGCGTGCGCGGACCCCGGTGACTCGGGTGGCTCGGTCCTCTCCGGCAATCAGGCGCAGGGCGTGACGTCGGGCATCGCGGGCGGCTGCTCCAATGGCAATCCTCCCCAGACGTTCTTCCAGCCCATCAACCCCATCCTGAGCGCCTACGGCCTGTCGCTCGTCACGAGCGGCGGTGGAGGTGGCGGCCAGTCGTTCGTCTCGCGGATGAACGGCAAGTGCATCGACGTGCCCAACAGCAACTTCTCCGACGGCGTGCAGGTGCAGATGTGGACGTGCAATGGCACCAACGCCCAGAAGTTCGCCTGGGACGGCGCCCGGCTGAAGATTGGCGGCAAGTGCCTGGACGTGTCCGGGGCCTCGACGGCCAACGGCACGCGCATCCAGATCGCCAACTGCAACGGCAACCGCGCCCAGGACTTCGTGCTGAGCGCCGCGGGTGACCTGGTGAGCTACCTGGCCAACAAGTGCGTGGACATCGAGGGGTACAACGCGAACGACGGCGCCAAGCTGAGCATCTACGACTGCCACGGCGGGTCGAACCAGAAGTGGGATTACCGCTAGTCGCGGCGTAGCACCCCGGGGGCGTGGCCAGTACGGCCACGCCCCTGTTTCATGACGGCTCCAGGGCCGACAGCCGGTCGATCGCCGCGCGCAGCCGCCACTCGGCGAAGGCCAGACCGATCAACTTCCCCGTCACCGCGAGCGTCGCGAGGAGTGCCACGACGCCCCACGCCGACGGGCGCGAACCGGACACCCATCGCAGCGCGGTGAAGACCACGCCGGCGAAGACGAACACCGAGCCGGTCTCACAGCCGCAGGCGCGAAGCCCGCGGTTGATGGCACGCTCGGCGGTGCGCACGGCCTCGTCCTCTCGCGCCAGCTCGAGGACGACGCTCGAAACGCCTCGCCGCGCCGTCCGATGCTTCAGCGTCCGCAACTCCATCGTCGAGCGAATGATTCGCCGCATGGCCCGTTCACGGCAGCAGCGAGGCCGCGCCGTCTCCCGTGATCCAGTCCCACGCGGTGCGCGCGTCGTCGAGCGTGAAGCGCGGCTCGCCGCTGAGCAGGAGGTATTCGAGGACCGCCGCCGCGTCGATCCCCACGCCGGTCGATGGCGCATACATGATCTGATCGAGGCTGCGGTCATTGAGGTTGCGATCCTTGTGGTCGAGCCCCCAGTAGTGGCCGAGCTCATGCACGAGGACGAAGCGGAAGCCCCAGTCGGGCGTGCGGTTGCGGTACGTGACACCGCTCATCCGCGCATCCTTGTCCGAGGGCCGGAACCACGAGGTGAGACCGAACAGCTCATTGCCGTTCGCATCGGGGACGTAGTGGAAGTGACTGATGGACGGAATGAGGGAGAGGTCGTCGTTCACCCCCGTGCGTCCTAGCCGCTGGAAGAGGGCCTGCTGGACCGGGTCCCCGGGAGGGGTCTGCTCGCTGGCGTTGAGAGGGACGTGGTCCCTCGAGGTCGCCTGGATGCCGTCGATCACGGGGAAGAAGAGACGCACGCCGAGCGCGGCCGCCTTGCGACTCGCGGTCTCGAGGTGGGTGCGGAACTTCGCGCGCGTGATGGCGAAGACGTGGAACTCCGGGACCGAGCCAGGGCCGTCGCGCAGGAAGGTCTCGAGATCAGCGTAGGAGACGTGCAGGGAGGTGCCGGCGTAGACCACCTCGCCCTCCGGCTCGTTGATGACACGCCCGCAGTCCGAGAGATGACCGGCGAGCGCATGGAGATTGATGACGCCCTCGTCATGCAGCGCCTTCAAGTTCAGCCCGCGGTCGTTGGAGCTGAGGAACATGCGGCGCGCGTCGGCGTGGAAGGCCAGGCCCATCGGGCGGACGTTGATGCCGATCTGTTCGAGCGCTCGCTGCTCTCGCTCGCTGCCCGCGCCGAAGGACCGGGCGACGGCGGAGCGGATGACGTCCTCGAGCTGATGCTGGTTCACGCTGTCGCGCACACCACCGACCGCCGCGCCAATCACGCGCAGGGGGAAGAAGACGACGAAGCCGGTGTCGAGCAGGGCGCGGCCGATGGCCGTCCCGAGATCCGTCAGGCCGCGCAGCAGACGGCAGAGGTTGCCGCCGAGCACGCCGAGGACGATGTCCCCGAGCGAGTGGACGGCATCGCGGATGACCGACACGAGGTCGCGCACGAGACCGATGAGCCCCTTGACGATGCCGAGGACCACCCCGAGCCAGCCGAGGGAGCTGGCGAGCGAGTCGATCAGGCTCTCCACGTCGGTGAGGATGTCGATGACATCACCGAGGAGGAGATCGACCAGGTCGAAGATCTCTCCGACGGTGTCGAGGACGATCGTCCAGAGATCTCGAAATGACTTCAGCGCCTCGAGGGGATCGGAGAAGAGGCAGACCACGAACGTGACGAACCAGCCGACCACGCGAAGGACGAGGGTGACGATGATGCCGATGACGACGGTGACGATCTGACAGACGATCGTGACGACCCATTTCACGACGGTGACGACCACCCACACCACGACCTTCACCACGATCGTCACGAGCTCGCAGAACCACCGCAGGGGGTTCCACCACGGCAGCTCGCGGCAGCGCTCTTCCTGCCGGGAGACCCACTGATCGACGGGCTGGCTGACCTTTTCCTCGATCCTCTGCTTGAGCTCTTCGCACTTCTCGCGCGCGGCGGTGATGAACTGTGTCACCGGCACGAGGATGTTTTGAGTGATCCACTGCCGGACTTCCTGACACGCCGCCATGACAGGCCTCCGCCAAGACAGAAGGCGGGAGGCTGGGATGTGACACGGCTCGAATCCGAGGCCCGTCGCGCGCCTACCCCTGCCCCTCGAGATCCGACTTCAACCGCGCGAGCAGCTCCACCGCGCCCTCCGCGTAGCGGCTGATCCACCGGTCGTGGATCTCCTTGATGGGGAGCGGATTGAAGTAGTTCCAGCGGTGTCGGCCGCTCCGCTTCACGATGATCAGCCCCGCCTTCTCGAGCACACCGAGGTGCTGCATCACCGTGCACCGGTCGAGCTCCGCGAAGTGCTCGACGAGCTCCCCGGTCGTCCACGGCCGGGTCTTGAGCAGGTCGAGCATCGCGCGCCGCCGCGAGTCCCCCAGCGCCTTGAAGACCGAGTCGTGGACGTCACCGCTTGACATGTTATAATTTCATAACATATTGAATGTGAGCGGGCAATGCGCGGAGGCACATATGGGGCAGGAGAAAGGCGCGACGTCGGCGGCTGTGGGTGAGATGGACCTCAAGTTCCAGGTCCACGCGAAGATCGCGAAGCCGGTCGCCGAGGTATTCGACGCGGTCTACAACCCGAAGAAGCTGAGTGGCTACTTCACGACCAACGGAGCGAGCGGACCGCTCGACGAAGGGAAGACGGTCACGTGGGACTTCGCCGACTTTCCCGGCGCGTTCCCGGTGCACGTGCGCAAGGTCGAGTACAATCGGCTGATCGAGCTCGAGTGGCAGGCGGGCGATGGCGACTACAACACCCAGGTGCGCATGGAGTTCGAGCCGCTCGACGGGAATGCGACGCTGGTGCGCATCAGCGAGTCGGGATGGAGGAAGACGCCGGAGGGGCTCAAGAATTCCTACGGCAACTGCATGGGCTGGTCGCAGATGCTCCTTTGCATGAAGGTGTTCGTGGAGCAGGGAACGAACCTGCGCGCGTTCCTCTATTAGCCCTTCCAGCCAGGAGTCCGGGCCTACCAGCTCCCGCTGGAACCGCCTCCCGAGGAGCGGCCGCCACCAAAGCCGGAGGAGCCGCCGCGGGAGCTGCCCGAGGAGGAGGAGCTGGGACGGGTCTTCGGGGGCGTGCTGCGCGTGAAATGGGTGTGATAGCTGCAGTGCTTGCAGGTGACGTTGACCAGGACGGTTCCTCCATGGTCATACGTCGCCTCCCGAAGCGTGGTCATCGACTCCGACTTCGTCTTGTACGCGCACTGGGGGCATTTCGAGTAGACGGTGAACCAGGAGCCATAGCGCTCCACCCGCACGTCCTCGCAGGACACACACCACCACGCGTCGTAATCCACCGAGCCCAGGTTCTCCTCGCGCCGCTGCCCGGCATCGAGGTGCGCATCGTCCGCGGACTCATCGAGGAGCTGGCGCGGCTGCTGGCAGCCCTCGCAGATGCGCGGGCGCCGACGCAGCCAGCGGCGCAGGCCCATGAACCCCATCACGAGTCCACCGGCCCCTCCACCCAGGAGCCAGGGGTTCGCGTCCGAGGCGGCCTGCTCGAGCCGTCTCGAGAGCGTAGGGCGCGGGGGCTCGGGAGGATGGAAGGGCTCGGGGTCGGACGGAGCCGGGACGGAAACACGCACGGGGGGGGCGGCGGGAGGAGCCGGGGAAGTGCCGCGCGGGGACATGTTGAGGGGCGACTGTTCGAGCAGCTGGCTCAGCCCCCGAGCGCCCGCGAGCACGGCCCCCTCGGGGTCCCCCCGCTTGAAGGCGGGGACGATCTCCCCGGACATGATGGCGTCGCTGCGCCGCGTGTCCTCGGAGCTGTCGACGCCGTTACCGAGGACGATCTCCGCCTTGCGGTCCTTCAGGGCGATGAAGAGGAGCGCCCCATCATCCCGCCCGGCATGACCGATGCCCCACCGGTTGAAGAGCTCGGTGGCGAAGGTGCGCGGGTTGCGGCCGCCGGTCGTGCGCACCACCACGACGGCGAGCTGGCCGAGCCCCTGGTCATCGACGTCCCTGCCCCACCGGTTCACCCCGGCGAGCGTCGAGGAGGAGAGCGTCCCCGTGGTGTCCACGGCCCAGGAGCCCGACACGGGCCGGGGAATCGAGCCGACCGTCTCGCCCCGGGCGGGAAGCGCCAGGAAGCACAGCAGGAGGGTGCAAGACAGGAGAGCGCGCATGGGCACATCATACGTCGATGGAACACTCACGCGTCGACCCCCCGCCCCGCCCGCCCCACGCCTCGTCCTTCACCGCCTTGGGGGCGGGCATCGGTCTCTCCGAGCGCGCCTGTGTAAGCGCCCAGCGCCGCGATGTGCGAGCGTAGGGCCCGACATGCGTTTCATTGCGCCCTGGAATCTCGGCCTCGCCGTGCTCGGAGGGATGGGCGTCGCCGCCTTCCTTGCCGGCATCCATCTGGACCTCTCCTGGCTGCGGCTCTCGAGCAAGGCCGTGCCGGTGCTCTGCCTCGCCATGTGGCTGTGGCGTCCGCGCGAGCGCTACGCCTGGTGGATCGCCGCCGGTCTCGTCCTCTCCCTGGTGGGCGACATGGTGCTGGAGGTTGACGAGCAATTGTTCCTGCCCGGCCTGGGTGCTTTCCTGCTGGCCCATGTGGCCTATGTCGCCGCGTACCTGACGGTCTCGCGCACGCCACGCTGGGGCCTGGGCGCGCTCGTCCTCCTCGCGGGCGCGGGCATCTGGCAGCTCCTCCGGCCCCACCTGGGAACATTGGCCCCGCCCGTGGGCATCTACATCGCCGTCATCTGCACGATGATGTGGCGCTCGGCTGCCCTGATGGGCGCGGAAGGGCTCGCCCGGAGAGAACAGTGGGCCGCGCTGATAGGAGCCCTGTGCTTCGGCCTGAGCGACGCGCTGCTCGCCTTCCGGCTCTTCGTGTTCCCCGTCGAGGGCATGAGCTACGTCAGCATCCTGCTCTACTGGGTTGGACAGCTCGGCATCGCGTTCTCGGCGGTCCCCGCGCCACTCGCGAACGCCACCCGCGCCGGGCCCTGACAGCCGGGCTTCACCCAGGGGCACCGTGACAGCATGGGGCTGGAGTCAGGGAGAACCCAACAGGACCCATTGCCCGCCTTGACTCAAGGGGTCAAATCCGCTCCCCTGTGCGTGCGTGAAGCGCGCATGCACGAAGGGACAGCACGTGGCGAACGAGAAGAAAGGCAGGGATGGTGGGACGGAGCCGTTCCAGCTCGGCAGGAACTACGAAGAGGTAGGGCCCGACCTGGGGAGACTCCACGAAGCGCGGAATGAGGGCACGGGCAGGGCGGCACTGACGCTGCTTCCCACCGAGCGCGTGGACTGGCGGCCCGAGGGCCCCTGGCGGGTGAGGCTGTCCTGCGAGCCGGAGCAGCCCTCCGTGACGCTGGAGGTGGAGCAGGCGCCCGCCTCGGCTCGGGTGACGGAGCTGGCGGACATCCTCGTGTTGATGACCGCCGCGGTCGAACGCGTGGAGGACAACCCCCGGGTGCAGGCTCACCTTGCCAGAGGGCGAGTGAGCCCCTGGGAGCGGTGGGGACCGCGGGCCGTCGCGAGCCTCGCCGTGCTCGCCCTGGGCCTGGGAGTCTGGCCGCATCTGGCGAGCAGACCCGAACACCTGGAGCCCATCTCGATTGGTGTGGATTCCAGAAGACCCTCACGAACCGATGCACCGAATTTGATCAATACGGATGATTCACAGACACCGGCCATCACCTACCCGCTGCCTTGGGAGCCTTTTCGCAACCAGGCGAAGGCGCCCTGCCGAATCAAGACAGGAGAAGTCGAGATCAATGGGGGTTGTTGGGTGGCGCTCGAGCGACGTCCGCCCTGCACCGAAACGCAGGCCGAGTACCAGGGCAAGTGCTACCTGCCCGTCTCGAAGGATCGGGGCGGTCTGCCGCAATCCGTCCAACCCTGAGCGAGCAGGGCAAGAACAGAGACACTCCTGCGAAGCGTGACGAAGCGGCGGGTTCGATTCCCGCCGCGTCCACACTCAGAAGCCCAGCAATCTCAAGGGGTTGCTGGGTTTTTCTTTGCCCTCGTTTTCCTCATGTGCCCTCAGTGTGCCCCTTCGGCGCTTCTGGCCGGAGCGGCTTGGAGCTGGGGCACAGGCCGGTCGAGCTGCTGCACTGCGCTCGCGAGCATCTCGGGGGACAGGTGCGCGTAACGCTCTGTCATCTCGATGGTCGAGTGCCCCATCAGTTCCTGGATCGCCTTGAGCGGCACGCCACGCATCGCGAGGTGGCTCCCGTAGGTGTGCCGCAGGTCGTGCCATCCGATGCGGCCCTGCTCGCGGCAGATGTCCGCCTCGCGAAGCGCACGCTCCAGAGGGCCCTTCATGGTCCCATTCGTGTGTGGCTGCCCGTCCGCCTGACAGAACACGTAGGGACCGCGCAGGTGCCGGTGTTCCTTGAGCGCTTCCAGGGCCGAGCCCGGGAGATCGACCGTGCGCTCGCGTCCGCCCTTGGGCAGGCCCGTCACACCACGCCAGATCGTGCGCCGCACTTGCAGCTTGCCGCGCTGCAAGTCCACGTCGGCCCACTGGAGCCCCATCAGCTCGCCTTGCCGCAGTCCAGTCTTGAGCGCCACGAGCACGACCGCGCGCCAGTCAGGAGCCGCAGCGGCGACAACCCGCTCGGCTTCCTCAAAGCTGAGAAAGTCAAACGCCGCCTTCGCAGTCTTGAAGAGTTTGACGCGCGGAACGTGCGTGATGATGCCGTGCTCCTGTGCAAGCGACAGCATCTTGCGGAGCACCGTTAGCGCGTTGTTGATGGTTTTGAGGCTCAGAAGCGCGGGCTGGATGTCCTTGCGCTTGCGAAGGGCTGCCTTCGTGGGGGCATCCTTCCGGGCGCGGGCTCCCGACGTCTTCTTGCGCATGGCTGCTTTGAAGTCCTCGATCTCGGCGAGACCGATGGAGTCCAACGGCATACGGCCAAGAGCCGGAATGACGTGCTGGTCGAGGATCTGCTTCTTGGAGACAACGCTTGAATGTTTGTTGTTGTTCTCGCTGTACGTGAGGAAGCGCGGGACAAACTCGTCAACGGTAGGCATTCGCCCCGCCTCGCTCTGCTTTTCCTTTCCGAAGGAACCCGTGAGGAGTGCGTGCCGGATCTGACGCTCGTATTCCTCAGCGCCCCGGCGGGTGTTGATGGGCGATGCCTTGCGCACGCGCTCCACCCTCCCGCTCGGGTGCTGATACTTGACGTCGATCCACCACGCTTCCTGCACCTTGCCCTCCTTCGTCTTCCACTTCCGCAGTCTGACGCTCATGGTTTCTTTCCAAGCGCGGGACTGCTGTTACCC
This is a stretch of genomic DNA from Archangium violaceum. It encodes these proteins:
- a CDS encoding S1 family peptidase, which produces MKNRKLNALSTVTTLFTGLATLHGLPAVAAEAVSAQDVSPEMLSAMRRDLGLDEAQARRRLEFEAKAPGLEKGLSAELGDSFGGAWLSKDGTQLIVGVTDEASAARVRRAGAEPRLVKHSKARLEQVVAELNGNARNAPASIHSWYVDVATNSVVVQAENDTSLTAARAQSFVALSSGAKDGVIRVEHSTQAPRPAYDVRGGEIYYFGTGAGGSYGVCSVGFSVYGGFVTAGHCGGAGTPTLGNNWQSMGTIRGSVFPGSDYGWVATNGSWTPQPWVYNYNNANVIVQGSNAAGIGASICRSGTTTGWRCGTLQATNVTVNYSNGPVYGLSKTDACADPGDSGGSVLSGNQAQGVTSGIAGGCSNGNPPQTFFQPINPILSAYGLSLVTSGGGGGGQSFVSRMNGKCIDVPNSNFSDGVQVQMWTCNGTNAQKFAWDGARLKIGGKCLDVSGASTANGTRIQIANCNGNRAQDFVLSAAGDLVSYLANKCVDIEGYNANDGAKLSIYDCHGGSNQKWDYR
- a CDS encoding ArsR/SmtB family transcription factor; protein product: MSSGDVHDSVFKALGDSRRRAMLDLLKTRPWTTGELVEHFAELDRCTVMQHLGVLEKAGLIIVKRSGRHRWNYFNPLPIKEIHDRWISRYAEGAVELLARLKSDLEGQG
- a CDS encoding SRPBCC family protein produces the protein MGQEKGATSAAVGEMDLKFQVHAKIAKPVAEVFDAVYNPKKLSGYFTTNGASGPLDEGKTVTWDFADFPGAFPVHVRKVEYNRLIELEWQAGDGDYNTQVRMEFEPLDGNATLVRISESGWRKTPEGLKNSYGNCMGWSQMLLCMKVFVEQGTNLRAFLY
- a CDS encoding TPM domain-containing protein, giving the protein MRALLSCTLLLCFLALPARGETVGSIPRPVSGSWAVDTTGTLSSSTLAGVNRWGRDVDDQGLGQLAVVVVRTTGGRNPRTFATELFNRWGIGHAGRDDGALLFIALKDRKAEIVLGNGVDSSEDTRRSDAIMSGEIVPAFKRGDPEGAVLAGARGLSQLLEQSPLNMSPRGTSPAPPAAPPVRVSVPAPSDPEPFHPPEPPRPTLSRRLEQAASDANPWLLGGGAGGLVMGFMGLRRWLRRRPRICEGCQQPRQLLDESADDAHLDAGQRREENLGSVDYDAWWCVSCEDVRVERYGSWFTVYSKCPQCAYKTKSESMTTLREATYDHGGTVLVNVTCKHCSYHTHFTRSTPPKTRPSSSSSGSSRGGSSGFGGGRSSGGGSSGSW
- a CDS encoding lysoplasmalogenase is translated as MRFIAPWNLGLAVLGGMGVAAFLAGIHLDLSWLRLSSKAVPVLCLAMWLWRPRERYAWWIAAGLVLSLVGDMVLEVDEQLFLPGLGAFLLAHVAYVAAYLTVSRTPRWGLGALVLLAGAGIWQLLRPHLGTLAPPVGIYIAVICTMMWRSAALMGAEGLARREQWAALIGALCFGLSDALLAFRLFVFPVEGMSYVSILLYWVGQLGIAFSAVPAPLANATRAGP
- a CDS encoding tyrosine-type recombinase/integrase, which codes for MSVRLRKWKTKEGKVQEAWWIDVKYQHPSGRVERVRKASPINTRRGAEEYERQIRHALLTGSFGKEKQSEAGRMPTVDEFVPRFLTYSENNNKHSSVVSKKQILDQHVIPALGRMPLDSIGLAEIEDFKAAMRKKTSGARARKDAPTKAALRKRKDIQPALLSLKTINNALTVLRKMLSLAQEHGIITHVPRVKLFKTAKAAFDFLSFEEAERVVAAAAPDWRAVVLVALKTGLRQGELMGLQWADVDLQRGKLQVRRTIWRGVTGLPKGGRERTVDLPGSALEALKEHRHLRGPYVFCQADGQPHTNGTMKGPLERALREADICREQGRIGWHDLRHTYGSHLAMRGVPLKAIQELMGHSTIEMTERYAHLSPEMLASAVQQLDRPVPQLQAAPARSAEGAH